The proteins below come from a single Asanoa ferruginea genomic window:
- a CDS encoding O-methyltransferase — MPDITSPAISDYLLAHSSPSDDLLRELAAETTRAFPDAAGMQISHDEGELLTMLTQLVGATSAVEVGVFTGYSSLCIARGLAPSGTLLACDVSEEWTSIARRYWDRAGVADRIDLRIAPAIETLRALPAQETIDFAFIDADKDGYPAYYAELVTRVRPGGLIVLDNVLRGGRVVDPSATGPGDVAIRAINDQVVADPRVSVVMLPVRDGVTLIRKH; from the coding sequence ATGCCCGATATCACCAGTCCCGCGATCAGCGACTACCTGCTCGCCCACTCGTCGCCGTCCGACGACCTGCTGCGCGAGCTGGCCGCCGAGACCACGCGTGCCTTCCCCGACGCGGCCGGCATGCAGATCTCGCACGACGAGGGTGAGCTGCTGACCATGCTGACCCAGCTCGTCGGCGCGACCAGCGCGGTCGAGGTCGGGGTGTTCACCGGCTACTCGTCGCTCTGCATCGCGCGCGGCCTTGCCCCGTCCGGCACGCTGCTGGCCTGCGACGTCAGCGAGGAGTGGACCTCGATCGCCCGCCGCTACTGGGACCGGGCCGGCGTCGCCGACCGGATCGACCTGCGGATCGCGCCGGCCATCGAGACGCTGCGGGCGCTGCCGGCGCAGGAGACCATCGACTTCGCGTTCATCGACGCCGACAAGGACGGCTACCCCGCCTACTACGCGGAGTTGGTCACCCGGGTGCGGCCGGGCGGTCTGATCGTGCTCGACAACGTGTTGCGCGGCGGCCGCGTGGTCGACCCGTCGGCGACCGGGCCGGGCGACGTCGCGATCCGCGCGATCAACGACCAGGTGGTGGCCGACCCGCGGGTCAGCGTGGTCATGCTGCCCGTGCGCGACGGGGTCACCCTGATCCGCAAGCACTGA
- a CDS encoding MFS transporter small subunit, translated as MRSRLVVSWTLIAILLGYGVVQTAITAAKLFQ; from the coding sequence ATGAGGAGCAGACTCGTGGTGTCCTGGACGTTGATCGCGATCCTGCTGGGCTATGGGGTGGTGCAGACCGCGATCACCGCGGCGAAGCTGTTCCAGTGA
- a CDS encoding OFA family MFS transporter, translated as MLSALDREHTVAPPGFSRWLIPPAALSVHLCIGQAYATSVYKNSFVAHFGASQTAIGIIFSIAIVMLGLSAAVAGTWVENNGPRKAMFVSASFWATGFLVSALGIATEQLWLVYLGYGVIGGIGLGIGYISPVSTLIKWFPDRPGLATGLAIMGFGGGALIAGPASRQLLSLYDSGYDPNVASSVASGGALVALFLTLGIGYFVIMMFGVVNVRVPAEGWRPDGFDPATVAAKPLVTTASVSAANAIRTRSFWLLWIVLFCNVTAGIGILEQASPMIQDFFREGTTSTVAVSAAAGFVGLLSLFNMAGRFAWSSTSDLIGRKPIYMVYLGVGMVLYALLASVGHSATALFVLLAGVILSFYGGGFATVPAYLRDLFGTYQVGAIHGRLLTAWSAAGVAGPLIINGFLDAQGKPGTLTADAYRPALFTMVGVLAIGFIANLLIRPVPERYHEPGDAGQPAVKEMAA; from the coding sequence CTGTTATCCGCTCTCGATCGTGAGCACACCGTCGCGCCGCCGGGGTTCAGCAGGTGGCTGATTCCGCCGGCGGCGCTCTCCGTCCATCTCTGCATCGGCCAGGCGTACGCGACCAGCGTCTACAAGAACTCGTTCGTCGCGCATTTCGGCGCCAGCCAGACCGCGATCGGCATCATCTTCAGCATCGCGATCGTCATGCTCGGGCTGTCGGCCGCGGTCGCCGGCACCTGGGTGGAGAACAACGGACCGCGCAAGGCGATGTTCGTCTCGGCCTCGTTCTGGGCGACCGGCTTCCTGGTCAGCGCCCTCGGCATCGCGACCGAGCAGCTCTGGCTGGTCTACCTCGGCTACGGGGTGATCGGCGGGATCGGTCTCGGCATCGGCTACATCTCGCCGGTGTCGACGCTGATCAAGTGGTTCCCGGACCGGCCGGGCCTGGCGACCGGGCTGGCCATCATGGGCTTCGGCGGCGGTGCGCTGATCGCCGGGCCGGCGTCCCGACAACTGCTCTCCCTTTACGACAGCGGCTACGACCCCAACGTCGCCAGTTCGGTGGCGTCCGGCGGCGCGCTGGTCGCGCTGTTCCTCACGCTCGGCATCGGCTACTTCGTGATCATGATGTTCGGCGTCGTCAACGTGCGGGTCCCGGCCGAGGGCTGGCGGCCGGACGGCTTCGACCCCGCCACCGTGGCCGCGAAGCCGCTGGTCACCACCGCGAGCGTGTCGGCCGCCAACGCGATCCGTACCCGATCGTTCTGGCTCCTCTGGATCGTGCTGTTCTGCAACGTGACCGCCGGCATCGGCATCCTCGAGCAGGCCAGCCCGATGATCCAGGACTTCTTCCGCGAGGGTACGACCTCGACCGTCGCGGTCTCCGCAGCTGCCGGCTTCGTCGGGCTGCTCTCGCTGTTCAACATGGCCGGCCGGTTCGCCTGGTCGTCCACCTCGGACCTGATCGGCCGCAAGCCGATCTACATGGTCTACCTCGGCGTCGGCATGGTGCTCTACGCGCTGCTGGCCTCGGTCGGGCACTCGGCGACCGCGCTGTTCGTGCTGCTGGCCGGCGTGATCCTGTCGTTCTACGGCGGCGGGTTCGCGACCGTGCCGGCCTACCTGCGCGACCTGTTCGGCACCTACCAGGTCGGCGCGATCCACGGCCGGCTGCTGACCGCCTGGTCGGCCGCCGGCGTCGCCGGTCCGCTGATCATCAACGGGTTCCTCGACGCGCAGGGCAAGCCCGGCACGCTGACGGCCGACGCCTACCGGCCGGCGCTGTTCACCATGGTCGGCGTGCTGGCCATCGGTTTCATCGCCAACCTGCTGATCCGGCCGGTCCCGGAGCGCTACCACGAGCCAGGAGATGCCGGGCAACCAGCCGTGAAGGAGATGGCGGCATGA
- a CDS encoding pyridoxal phosphate-dependent aminotransferase, translating to MDRFPPAPMADLVDVPCRYDLAESTSPPLLLGELLTPSARERLDKLSIGYGTTPGDAELRTLVAKDLGVDPDQVLLTTGGVGAMFLLAFVTLEAGDHAVVTTPCFPPARAVLESLRAEVTAVPLSFDAGYRLDVEAVLAAVRPRTRLVSLASPQNPSGVRMAASDLADLVAGLARVAPDAVVLVDETYRDGAYDDDAVPASAASLGPQVVTTSSLSKAYGAPGLRVGWLTATSVSLYERLRRVKFNTLISASGVDELLAVEVLRQRSRVLGERRAVLRAALATLSSWAATQPLVALLPPDAGALCCLRLAPSVSPDLFYSSLAALDTRVARGSWFFESDRVFRVGFGHLPPDLFAEGLERVGSALALAH from the coding sequence ATGGACCGCTTCCCGCCGGCGCCGATGGCCGACCTCGTCGACGTACCCTGCCGCTACGACCTGGCCGAGAGCACCAGCCCGCCCCTGCTCCTGGGCGAGCTGCTGACGCCTTCTGCCCGGGAGCGCCTCGACAAGCTGTCCATCGGGTACGGGACGACGCCCGGCGACGCGGAGCTGCGTACCCTCGTGGCCAAAGATCTTGGGGTCGACCCCGACCAGGTCCTGCTGACCACCGGCGGCGTCGGTGCGATGTTCCTGCTGGCGTTCGTCACGCTGGAGGCCGGCGACCACGCGGTGGTCACGACGCCGTGCTTTCCGCCGGCCCGGGCGGTCCTCGAGTCGCTGCGGGCCGAGGTGACGGCCGTGCCGCTGTCGTTCGACGCCGGCTACCGGCTGGATGTCGAGGCGGTCCTGGCGGCGGTGCGGCCGCGGACCCGGCTGGTCTCGCTCGCGTCACCCCAGAACCCGTCAGGGGTACGGATGGCTGCCTCCGACCTGGCCGACCTGGTGGCCGGGCTGGCGCGTGTGGCGCCGGACGCGGTCGTGTTGGTCGACGAGACCTATCGCGACGGTGCCTACGACGACGATGCTGTGCCGGCGTCGGCCGCTTCACTTGGGCCGCAGGTGGTGACCACGTCGTCGCTGTCGAAGGCCTACGGGGCGCCCGGGCTGCGGGTCGGTTGGCTGACCGCGACTTCCGTGTCGCTGTATGAGCGGTTGCGGCGGGTCAAGTTCAACACGCTGATCAGCGCGTCGGGGGTTGACGAGCTACTGGCGGTGGAGGTGCTGCGGCAGCGGTCGCGGGTGCTGGGGGAGCGGCGTGCGGTGTTGCGGGCCGCGCTGGCGACGCTGTCGTCGTGGGCCGCTACGCAGCCGCTGGTCGCGCTGCTCCCGCCGGATGCCGGTGCGTTGTGCTGCCTGCGGTTGGCGCCCTCCGTGTCGCCTGATTTGTTTTACTCGTCGCTGGCCGCGCTGGATACCCGGGTGGCGCGGGGTTCGTGGTTCTTCGAGTCGGATCGGGTGTTCCGGGTCGGGTTCGGTCACCTGCCGCCCGATCTGTTTGCGGAGGGGCTGGAGCGGGTGGGGTCGGCGCTCGCGCTCGCCCACTGA
- a CDS encoding MFS transporter yields the protein MLIARLSAALGGPVRARVIILLALVLALNSADSGTIGAVGAPLEADLGISHAQLGLFATVSSGVGAVAAPVAGVLADRTLRVRLLVVTIVVWGISMVLGGLAPDYTLLLLSRIALGAAVAAAGPIVASLIGDLFQPGERAKIYGWVLTGELVGAGLALLVGGDVAAWLTWRAPFLGLGVLSLGLAAAIWRLMPEPRRGGASRLAAAGPHAAALRDGLAAGEQHPAGRHDGTAADKRHRTDRHQHPGGNERHAAAGNQDPAGHEWDPATGHRHSGDPREEIVHAGIPPESDRVLRADPDRMTFWQAARFVLGIRTVRTLIIATAIGYFFFAGLRTFALIFALDRFGLSQGLVSLVVIPIGIGAVVGTVFGGRLTDREVRRGHTRARITVPAVAYSAAALLFLPGLLAGNIWISLGFFTLGALCLAGANPPLGAARLDIVPAALWGRAESVRTVLQLAAEAAGPIAFGFTADELGGAGGRGAGLREAFLIMLVPLLLNGLLLLRARHTYRTDVATAAAAQPASEPVSGRP from the coding sequence ATGCTGATCGCCCGACTGTCGGCCGCGCTCGGTGGGCCGGTTCGTGCCCGCGTGATCATTCTGTTGGCGCTGGTGCTGGCGTTGAACTCGGCCGACAGCGGCACGATCGGCGCGGTCGGTGCGCCGCTGGAGGCCGACCTGGGCATCTCGCACGCCCAGCTCGGGCTGTTCGCGACGGTCTCGTCGGGGGTCGGCGCCGTCGCCGCGCCGGTGGCGGGGGTGCTGGCCGACCGGACGCTCCGGGTACGGCTGCTGGTCGTCACCATCGTCGTCTGGGGCATATCGATGGTGCTCGGCGGCCTGGCCCCGGACTACACGCTGCTGTTGCTGTCGCGGATCGCGCTGGGTGCCGCGGTCGCCGCCGCCGGGCCGATCGTCGCGTCGCTGATCGGCGACCTGTTCCAGCCCGGTGAGCGCGCGAAGATCTACGGCTGGGTGCTCACCGGTGAGCTGGTGGGCGCCGGGCTGGCGCTGCTGGTCGGCGGCGACGTCGCCGCCTGGCTGACCTGGCGCGCGCCGTTCCTGGGCCTGGGGGTGCTCAGCCTCGGGCTCGCGGCGGCGATCTGGCGGCTGATGCCCGAGCCCCGCCGCGGCGGCGCGAGCCGGTTGGCCGCCGCCGGCCCGCACGCTGCCGCGCTCCGCGACGGACTCGCCGCAGGCGAGCAACACCCGGCCGGCCGCCACGACGGCACCGCCGCAGATAAGCGACATCGCACCGACCGTCACCAGCACCCCGGCGGAAACGAACGGCACGCCGCCGCCGGCAACCAGGACCCCGCAGGACATGAATGGGACCCGGCCACCGGGCACCGCCACTCCGGCGACCCGCGTGAGGAGATCGTGCACGCGGGCATACCGCCGGAGTCCGATCGGGTGCTGCGTGCCGATCCGGACCGGATGACGTTCTGGCAGGCGGCGCGATTCGTGCTGGGCATCCGGACCGTGCGCACGCTCATCATCGCCACCGCGATCGGCTACTTCTTCTTCGCCGGGCTGCGGACCTTCGCCCTGATCTTCGCCCTCGACCGCTTCGGCCTGTCGCAGGGGCTGGTCAGCCTGGTCGTCATTCCGATCGGCATCGGCGCGGTTGTCGGCACGGTGTTCGGGGGACGGCTCACAGACCGGGAGGTACGCCGCGGCCACACCCGGGCCAGGATCACCGTGCCGGCGGTGGCCTACTCCGCGGCCGCGCTGCTCTTCCTCCCCGGCCTGCTGGCCGGCAACATCTGGATCTCGCTCGGCTTCTTCACCCTCGGCGCGCTCTGCCTGGCCGGCGCCAACCCACCGCTCGGCGCCGCACGACTCGACATCGTCCCGGCCGCGCTGTGGGGCCGCGCGGAGAGTGTCCGCACGGTCCTGCAACTCGCGGCCGAGGCGGCCGGGCCGATCGCGTTCGGTTTCACCGCCGACGAGCTCGGCGGTGCGGGCGGCCGCGGCGCCGGCCTGCGCGAGGCGTTCCTCATCATGCTGGTGCCGCTGCTGCTCAACGGGCTGCTCCTGCTGCGCGCCCGGCACACCTACCGCACCGACGTGGCGACGGCCGCCGCCGCGCAGCCGGCCAGCGAGCCGGTCAGCGGCCGACCATGA
- a CDS encoding arylamine N-acetyltransferase family protein, whose product MVDVSAYLHRLGLRPEPPSAEALAALHRAHAERIAYTTFDIHLGRTTTVDPAESADRITGLGRGGYCYHLNGGLSALLTSLGYDVRWHVGGVQGRATTEPVGANGNHLVLTVHGLPTPSCPAGVWFADVGLGDGLHDPVPLAPGAFRQGPYRFRLDPSSVVPDGWRLTHDPTGGFQGMDFASGPATPTDFTAMHKELTTSEASPFVRTLTAQRRHAAGADILRGLRLTTVTSTGVASREVTNEEEWWGMLTGLFNIGVDDVTPPERAELWDRVRASHESWVAAGRP is encoded by the coding sequence ATGGTCGACGTCTCCGCTTACCTGCACCGCCTAGGGCTGCGCCCGGAGCCACCCAGCGCCGAGGCCCTGGCCGCGCTGCACCGCGCCCACGCCGAACGCATCGCCTACACCACCTTCGACATCCACCTCGGCCGCACCACGACCGTCGACCCGGCCGAGTCCGCCGACCGCATCACCGGCCTGGGCCGCGGCGGCTACTGCTACCACCTCAACGGCGGGCTGTCGGCGCTGCTGACGTCCCTCGGCTACGACGTGCGCTGGCACGTCGGCGGCGTCCAGGGCCGGGCGACGACCGAGCCGGTCGGCGCCAACGGCAACCACCTCGTCCTGACCGTCCACGGCCTGCCCACACCGTCGTGCCCAGCGGGCGTCTGGTTCGCCGACGTCGGCCTGGGCGACGGCCTGCACGACCCGGTCCCACTCGCACCCGGCGCGTTCCGCCAGGGCCCCTACCGCTTCCGCCTCGACCCGTCGTCGGTGGTGCCGGATGGCTGGCGCCTGACCCACGACCCGACCGGCGGCTTCCAGGGCATGGATTTCGCCTCGGGCCCGGCGACACCCACCGACTTCACGGCGATGCACAAGGAACTGACCACATCCGAGGCATCGCCGTTCGTCCGCACGCTGACCGCCCAACGCCGCCACGCGGCCGGCGCCGACATCCTCCGCGGCCTGAGATTGACCACGGTGACCTCGACCGGCGTAGCGAGCCGCGAGGTCACCAACGAAGAAGAATGGTGGGGGATGCTGACCGGCCTCTTCAACATCGGCGTCGACGACGTCACCCCGCCGGAGCGCGCCGAGCTATGGGACCGCGTCCGCGCTTCCCATGAGTCCTGGGTCGCCGCTGGCCGCCCTTAA
- a CDS encoding DUF899 family protein, with product MTEKPTAERALPEIADRRDWQARIDELRVREKALTKAGDALAAERRRLPMVEVDARTPLVGADGAVPLIDVFDGRSQLIAYFQMWHTGKPAAQQCVGCTFSTSHINEVGYLHSRDISYATFCQGPYEESARYRDFMGWTVPWYSVPAESVGPLVADRHFGILVSYLRDEDRVYETYWTTGRGNELMAPSYGLMDLTPYGRQELWEDSPDGWPQHFDSHGGQFRLDGRPTAQWSRINAGRDDNLGS from the coding sequence ATGACCGAGAAGCCCACCGCTGAGCGTGCCCTACCGGAGATCGCCGATCGGCGGGACTGGCAGGCGAGGATCGACGAACTCCGGGTCAGGGAAAAGGCGCTCACCAAGGCCGGCGACGCGCTCGCCGCCGAGCGGCGTCGGTTGCCGATGGTTGAGGTTGATGCGCGGACTCCGCTCGTCGGAGCCGACGGAGCGGTGCCGTTGATTGACGTCTTCGATGGACGGTCGCAGTTGATCGCCTACTTCCAGATGTGGCACACCGGTAAGCCGGCGGCGCAGCAGTGTGTCGGGTGCACCTTCTCGACCTCCCATATCAATGAGGTCGGCTATCTGCACTCGCGCGACATCAGCTATGCGACCTTCTGTCAGGGGCCCTACGAGGAGAGCGCGCGTTATCGGGACTTCATGGGCTGGACCGTGCCCTGGTATTCGGTGCCCGCGGAGTCCGTGGGCCCCTTGGTCGCCGATCGGCACTTCGGCATCCTGGTCAGCTATCTGCGCGACGAGGACAGGGTCTACGAGACCTACTGGACCACCGGGCGGGGCAACGAACTGATGGCGCCCTCCTATGGGTTGATGGATCTGACCCCCTATGGCCGGCAGGAGCTCTGGGAAGACTCACCCGACGGTTGGCCGCAGCACTTCGATTCGCACGGCGGACAGTTTCGGCTGGACGGGCGGCCGACCGCCCAGTGGTCGCGGATCAACGCCGGGCGCGACGACAACCTCGGCAGTTAA
- a CDS encoding MarR family winged helix-turn-helix transcriptional regulator — MPEFLDIQSKTTKVIRAAVDAALRRHGLRLGQDHLLAALWEQDGRAPGELAAATRVTTPAVTKVAARLAEAGLITRRRDEHDNRLVRFWLTDAGRALRVPIETERRLLEEKITENLTATERKHLMSALAKIHQSATDLLRDDPADDDPTDA; from the coding sequence GTGCCCGAGTTTCTGGACATACAGAGCAAGACGACGAAGGTGATCCGAGCCGCGGTCGACGCCGCGCTGCGCCGGCATGGGTTGCGCCTCGGGCAGGACCACCTGCTGGCAGCGCTATGGGAGCAGGACGGCCGAGCGCCGGGCGAGCTCGCCGCGGCCACGAGGGTCACGACCCCCGCCGTCACCAAAGTGGCCGCCCGATTGGCCGAGGCGGGCCTGATCACCCGGCGGCGCGACGAGCACGACAACCGCCTGGTGCGCTTCTGGCTCACCGACGCCGGGCGCGCGCTGCGGGTGCCGATCGAGACGGAACGGCGCCTACTGGAAGAGAAGATCACCGAAAACCTCACGGCGACCGAACGCAAGCACCTGATGAGCGCGCTGGCAAAGATCCACCAGTCGGCGACGGACCTGCTGCGCGACGATCCAGCCGACGACGACCCGACCGACGCCTGA
- a CDS encoding SDR family oxidoreductase produces MLLVTGATGRVGRELVRELDARGAAVRILVRDATRAADLPERVERAVGDLDDPATLAPAFAGVERLFLLVPGIGLEHTEHAITAAQAAGLRHIVLLSSYAVTYDPIPAMGRWHHQREQLIRASGIPATFLRPGGFTTNAFDWLPTIQTGGYVLDPVGPGRAALIDPADIAAVAAVTLTEEGHVGEEYLLTGGEPFTVAEQVEILAKAAGRDIEVRTVATPAEAVRFRYPQGAPPALAEALIEGLTLMRADTVGVCTDTVRRLLGRDPRTFADWCERNAGAFQPLSS; encoded by the coding sequence ATGTTACTGGTCACCGGAGCCACCGGCCGCGTCGGCCGCGAACTCGTCCGGGAACTCGACGCCCGAGGTGCGGCCGTTCGCATCCTGGTGCGTGATGCAACCCGCGCCGCCGACCTCCCGGAGCGGGTAGAGCGCGCCGTCGGCGATCTCGACGACCCCGCGACGCTGGCGCCCGCCTTCGCCGGCGTCGAGCGGCTGTTCCTGCTCGTCCCCGGCATCGGCCTCGAGCACACCGAACACGCGATCACCGCGGCGCAGGCGGCCGGACTGCGGCACATCGTGTTGCTGTCGTCGTATGCGGTGACCTACGACCCGATTCCGGCCATGGGCCGCTGGCACCACCAGCGCGAACAGCTGATCCGCGCCTCCGGCATCCCCGCCACGTTCCTGCGACCCGGCGGCTTCACCACCAACGCCTTCGACTGGCTACCCACCATCCAGACGGGCGGTTACGTCCTCGACCCGGTCGGCCCCGGGCGGGCCGCACTGATCGATCCCGCCGACATCGCCGCGGTCGCCGCCGTCACGCTGACCGAGGAAGGTCATGTGGGAGAGGAGTACCTGTTGACGGGCGGCGAGCCCTTCACCGTAGCGGAGCAGGTGGAAATCCTGGCCAAGGCGGCGGGCCGCGACATCGAGGTCCGGACGGTGGCCACCCCGGCCGAGGCGGTCCGGTTCCGCTACCCGCAGGGCGCACCGCCAGCCCTGGCCGAAGCCCTCATCGAAGGCCTCACGCTGATGCGCGCGGACACGGTCGGGGTATGCACCGACACCGTGCGACGCCTCCTCGGCCGCGACCCGCGGACGTTCGCGGACTGGTGCGAGCGCAACGCCGGCGCCTTCCAGCCCCTGTCATCCTAG
- a CDS encoding D-Ala-D-Ala carboxypeptidase family metallohydrolase yields the protein MRHFLTRAIAAVSLLVASTAVGLITTAGAAQADGCYTWGRTLSQGMSGEDVRQLQIRVAGYPGTGGVLGIDGAFGPATRSAVIRFQQAYGLGADGIAGPNTFNRIYALQDDDCTPVNFSYAELNDCNTTWAGGNVSAATARANALVTMWKLQAMRHALGDQQIRVTSGFRSQACNAAVGGASSSRHLYGDAADLGAGPHSLCTFAQTARNHGFAGILGPGYPDHNDHTHVDGRPSRFWSAPNCGVAGRTMRDPLGDN from the coding sequence ATGCGCCATTTCCTCACCCGGGCCATCGCCGCCGTCTCGCTGCTCGTAGCGTCGACGGCGGTCGGCCTGATCACCACCGCCGGCGCCGCGCAGGCCGACGGCTGCTACACCTGGGGCCGCACGCTGTCACAAGGAATGTCCGGCGAAGACGTCCGCCAGTTGCAGATCCGCGTCGCCGGCTACCCCGGCACCGGCGGCGTGCTCGGCATCGACGGCGCCTTCGGCCCCGCGACCCGCTCGGCGGTGATCCGCTTCCAGCAGGCCTACGGCCTGGGCGCCGACGGCATCGCCGGCCCGAACACCTTCAACCGCATCTACGCGCTACAGGACGACGACTGCACCCCGGTCAACTTCTCCTACGCCGAACTCAACGACTGCAACACCACCTGGGCCGGCGGCAACGTCTCGGCGGCCACCGCCCGCGCCAACGCGCTGGTCACGATGTGGAAGCTGCAAGCCATGCGACACGCCTTGGGCGACCAACAGATCCGGGTCACCAGCGGCTTCCGCAGCCAGGCCTGCAACGCCGCGGTAGGCGGCGCGTCCAGCAGCCGCCACCTCTACGGCGACGCGGCCGACCTGGGCGCCGGGCCGCACTCGCTGTGCACGTTCGCGCAGACGGCCCGCAACCACGGGTTCGCGGGCATCCTGGGCCCGGGCTACCCCGACCACAACGACCACACGCATGTCGACGGCCGCCCGAGCCGCTTCTGGTCAGCCCCGAATTGCGGCGTGGCCGGCCGCACCATGCGCGACCCCCTCGGCGACAACTAA
- the ligD gene encoding non-homologous end-joining DNA ligase, which produces MATAKEKLGTYQRKRDFGKTPEPSGAAKTRRRNRELRFVVQRHRARNLHYDVRLEVDGVLVSWAVPKGPTQAPGVRRGAYHVEDHPMEYIDFEGVIPSGEYGGGDVIVWDIGTWEPPEDEDPAKAIADGELHADLHGEKLRGRFVFVRTRADDWILLHKRDEYAETGWDPEQHPRSVLSGRTNDEVKADPERLWRSDLPAARASMPIKSNAATDADPDEIAALDKFKASGTWHVFGRDLKVTNLDKVLFPGSGRRKPVTKRDFLRYTARIAPTVLPYLTRRPLNLHRYPDGAGTKGFWQKERPSHAPEWLGQWDNPDANPGETVTYMVADEPAALIWAANFGALEWHAWTSQVDKPDRPTYALIDLDPGPATKWTDLVTLAKLHHDALDHLGLLSRAKLTGRRGIQIWIPIARRPSYATTRAWVEKLSRSVGEVAPELVSWKWQKDERDGLARLDYTQNAVNKTLVAPYSPRAAADGPVSAPIHWDELDDPKLKPDKFTMRTILDRLASEGDLFRDVLTARQKLPPLK; this is translated from the coding sequence GTGGCGACCGCCAAGGAGAAGCTGGGCACCTACCAGCGCAAGCGCGACTTTGGCAAAACCCCCGAACCGTCCGGCGCGGCCAAAACCCGGCGCAGGAACAGGGAACTCCGCTTCGTGGTGCAACGCCACCGCGCTCGCAACCTGCACTACGACGTACGCCTCGAGGTGGATGGGGTGCTGGTGAGTTGGGCGGTGCCGAAGGGGCCGACCCAGGCTCCCGGGGTACGGCGCGGCGCCTACCACGTCGAAGACCACCCGATGGAATACATCGACTTCGAGGGCGTCATCCCGTCCGGCGAGTACGGCGGCGGCGACGTGATCGTCTGGGACATCGGCACCTGGGAGCCACCGGAGGACGAGGACCCGGCCAAGGCGATCGCCGACGGTGAGCTGCACGCCGATCTGCACGGCGAGAAGCTGCGCGGCCGGTTCGTGTTCGTGCGCACCCGCGCCGACGACTGGATCCTGCTGCACAAGCGCGACGAGTACGCCGAAACCGGCTGGGATCCCGAGCAGCACCCGCGTTCGGTGCTCTCCGGGCGTACCAATGATGAGGTCAAAGCCGACCCTGAGCGCTTGTGGCGGTCAGACCTGCCGGCGGCGCGCGCCAGCATGCCCATCAAATCGAATGCCGCGACCGACGCGGACCCCGACGAGATCGCCGCGCTCGACAAGTTCAAGGCGTCGGGCACCTGGCACGTCTTCGGCCGCGACCTGAAGGTCACCAACCTCGACAAGGTGCTGTTCCCGGGCAGCGGCCGGCGTAAGCCGGTCACCAAGCGCGACTTCCTGCGCTACACCGCGCGGATCGCGCCGACGGTGCTGCCCTACCTGACCCGGCGGCCGCTCAATCTGCACCGCTACCCCGACGGCGCCGGCACGAAGGGGTTCTGGCAGAAGGAGCGCCCGTCGCACGCGCCGGAGTGGCTGGGCCAGTGGGACAACCCCGACGCCAATCCCGGCGAGACCGTGACCTACATGGTGGCCGACGAGCCGGCCGCGCTGATCTGGGCCGCCAACTTCGGCGCGCTCGAGTGGCACGCCTGGACCTCGCAGGTCGACAAGCCGGACCGTCCGACGTACGCCCTGATCGATCTCGACCCGGGCCCGGCGACGAAGTGGACCGACCTGGTGACGCTCGCGAAGCTGCACCACGACGCGCTCGACCATCTCGGGTTGCTGTCCCGGGCCAAGCTCACCGGGCGGCGCGGCATTCAGATCTGGATCCCGATCGCCAGACGGCCGTCGTACGCGACGACGCGCGCCTGGGTCGAAAAGCTGTCGAGGTCGGTCGGCGAGGTCGCGCCGGAACTGGTGAGCTGGAAGTGGCAGAAGGACGAACGCGACGGCCTGGCGCGGCTCGACTACACGCAGAACGCGGTCAACAAGACGCTCGTCGCGCCCTACAGCCCCCGGGCGGCGGCCGACGGCCCGGTCTCGGCGCCGATCCACTGGGACGAGCTCGACGACCCCAAGCTCAAACCCGACAAGTTCACCATGCGTACGATTCTCGACCGGCTGGCGTCCGAAGGCGACCTGTTCCGCGACGTGCTGACCGCCCGGCAGAAGCTGCCGCCGCTGAAGTGA
- a CDS encoding DUF3040 domain-containing protein, whose protein sequence is MNLGGAGYGRVYGTTTVCTEAMAVLSQSDRQRLAEIERHLALEDPRFARRMRSRRPQWSRLLAPILIVVAVFALTPMLLILWHRPGVAALGICVALGAMTWLVGRSANPRWRRRL, encoded by the coding sequence ATGAACCTGGGCGGGGCTGGGTATGGGCGGGTTTACGGCACGACGACGGTGTGTACGGAGGCGATGGCCGTGCTCAGTCAGAGCGACCGGCAGCGCTTGGCCGAGATCGAACGCCACCTGGCGTTGGAGGATCCGCGCTTCGCCCGGCGAATGCGATCGCGGCGTCCGCAATGGTCGAGGTTGCTCGCGCCCATCCTGATCGTCGTCGCGGTGTTCGCCCTGACGCCGATGCTGCTGATCCTGTGGCACCGGCCCGGGGTCGCGGCGCTCGGCATCTGTGTCGCGCTCGGAGCCATGACCTGGCTCGTCGGGCGCAGCGCCAACCCGCGCTGGCGACGACGGCTCTAG